Proteins from one Telopea speciosissima isolate NSW1024214 ecotype Mountain lineage chromosome 1, Tspe_v1, whole genome shotgun sequence genomic window:
- the LOC122656931 gene encoding serine/threonine-protein kinase SAPK3-like isoform X1: protein MEERYEPLKELGSGNFGVARLVRDKKTKELVAVKYIERGKKIDENVQREIINHRSLRHPNIVRFKEVLLTPTHLAIVMEYAAGGELFERICSAGRFSEDEARFFFQQLISGVSYCHSMQICHRDLKLENTLLDGNATPRLKICDFGYSKSAILHSQPKSTVGTPAYIAPEVLSRKEYDGKIADVWSCGVTLYVMLVGAYPFEDPDDPKNFRKTISRIMSVQYSIPDYVHVSSDCRHLLSRIFVANPSKRITIPEIKMHPWFLKNLPKELIEGEKNNVDANLDQPSQSIEETMRIIREAQKPAECSKVEGQSALGVVEPEDVEADGESEIGNSGDFVTCV, encoded by the exons ATGGAGGAGCGTTACGAGCCATTGAAGGAACTTGGGTCTGGGAATTTTGGGGTTGCAAGGCTAGTCAGAGATAAGAAGACAAAGGAGCTTGTTGCAGTCAAATAcatagagagagggaagaag ATTGATGAAAATGTTCAGAGGGAAATAATCAACCATAGGTCTCTGAGGCATCCGAATATCGTTCGGTTCAAGGAG GTCCTCTTGACACCAACACATTTAGCTATTGTCATGGAATATGCAGCTGGTGGTGAACTCTTTGAGAGAATATGCAGCGCTGGCCGTTTTAGTGAGGATGAG GCTAGATTTTTCTTCCAGCAGCTAATATCTGGAGTCAGCTACTGCCACTCTATG CAAATTTGTCACAGGGACCTGAAACTGGAAAATACACTCTTGGATGGAAATGCGACACCACGTCTTAAAATATGTGACTTTGGTTATTCCAAG TCTGCCATATTGCACTCACAACCCAAATCAACCGTTGGAACGCCAGCATACATTGCCCCTGAGGTCTTGTCACGGAAGGAGTATGATGGCAAG ATTGCAGATGTCTGGTCCTGTGGTGTGACGTTGTATGTGATGTTGGTAGGAGCATATCCATTTGAGGATCCTGACGATCCTAAAAATTTCCGGAAGACCATCAGC AGAATAATGAGTGTTCAGTATTCTATACCCGACTATGTACACGTCTCTTCTGACTGTAGGCACCTCCTCTCTCGAATTTTTGTTGCCAATCCCTCAAAG AGGATTACTATCCCAGAGATAAAGATGCATCCTTGGTTTCTTAAGAACTTGCCAAAAGAGCTGATTGAAGGTGAGAAAAACAATGTGGATGCAAACCTTGATCAACCCTCTCAGAGTATTGAAGAAACAATGAGGATTATACGAGAGGCACAGAAACCAGCGGAATGTTCCAAAGTTGAAGGGCAGTCTGCTCTAGGGGTAGTGGAACCTGAAGATGTAGAGGCCGATGGTGAATCTGAAATTGGAAACAGTGGTGACTTCGTAACCTGTGTGTGA
- the LOC122656931 gene encoding serine/threonine-protein kinase SAPK1-like isoform X2 encodes MVLLTPTHLAIVMEYAAGGELFERICSAGRFSEDEARFFFQQLISGVSYCHSMQICHRDLKLENTLLDGNATPRLKICDFGYSKSAILHSQPKSTVGTPAYIAPEVLSRKEYDGKIADVWSCGVTLYVMLVGAYPFEDPDDPKNFRKTISRIMSVQYSIPDYVHVSSDCRHLLSRIFVANPSKRITIPEIKMHPWFLKNLPKELIEGEKNNVDANLDQPSQSIEETMRIIREAQKPAECSKVEGQSALGVVEPEDVEADGESEIGNSGDFVTCV; translated from the exons ATG GTCCTCTTGACACCAACACATTTAGCTATTGTCATGGAATATGCAGCTGGTGGTGAACTCTTTGAGAGAATATGCAGCGCTGGCCGTTTTAGTGAGGATGAG GCTAGATTTTTCTTCCAGCAGCTAATATCTGGAGTCAGCTACTGCCACTCTATG CAAATTTGTCACAGGGACCTGAAACTGGAAAATACACTCTTGGATGGAAATGCGACACCACGTCTTAAAATATGTGACTTTGGTTATTCCAAG TCTGCCATATTGCACTCACAACCCAAATCAACCGTTGGAACGCCAGCATACATTGCCCCTGAGGTCTTGTCACGGAAGGAGTATGATGGCAAG ATTGCAGATGTCTGGTCCTGTGGTGTGACGTTGTATGTGATGTTGGTAGGAGCATATCCATTTGAGGATCCTGACGATCCTAAAAATTTCCGGAAGACCATCAGC AGAATAATGAGTGTTCAGTATTCTATACCCGACTATGTACACGTCTCTTCTGACTGTAGGCACCTCCTCTCTCGAATTTTTGTTGCCAATCCCTCAAAG AGGATTACTATCCCAGAGATAAAGATGCATCCTTGGTTTCTTAAGAACTTGCCAAAAGAGCTGATTGAAGGTGAGAAAAACAATGTGGATGCAAACCTTGATCAACCCTCTCAGAGTATTGAAGAAACAATGAGGATTATACGAGAGGCACAGAAACCAGCGGAATGTTCCAAAGTTGAAGGGCAGTCTGCTCTAGGGGTAGTGGAACCTGAAGATGTAGAGGCCGATGGTGAATCTGAAATTGGAAACAGTGGTGACTTCGTAACCTGTGTGTGA